The genomic window GAAGGGACAGAACGTGACCTTGCCGGCCGCCGAGAACATCGCGACCGGGCAGGCGACTGTCGATCGCGCGTTGCTCGCCTGGGAAGTTTCCGCAAGCCACCGCGCCAATACGCTCGATCCCCGCTTTACCGGTCTCGGCGTCGCCATGGCACAGGACACCGGCAATGGTGGTGCGCCCTATTGGGCGATGATCCTTTCGGGCGGCTGAAGCCGTCGCCCAATCAATAGCGGCTGTTGCCGGAGCCTTCATCGACGATGGGCGTGTCGACCGCGGCATAGAGACTGGCGTCGGAATAGACGACCCTGCGCGCATCTGCGCCAAGGTGAAGGCCGACGACCAAGTTGACGTAGCGGTTGACGCCGATCCGTGTGTCCAGAACGCCTGCAGAGGCTCCATTCAGCGCGATGCCTGTCGTTCGGCCTGCCGATCTGCCGACCCGGGTCGCATCCTGGAACTTGTTGCCGTCGATCCAGCCATATTGCGAGGCGGCGTCACCCACTTCCGCAACGAGGCCGGTCCAGCTGGTATCCGGCTGCTCCACCAGCAGATCGTTGCCCGTTACGATGAAATCGCGGGCGCGCATCAGGCGCATGCCCGTTCTGAAAGTCTGAAAGTGGCAGTTGGTGATCCAGAAGAGCGGCTTGCCGGCATTGCCCCCGTCCAGCGGGTATTCGTCCGCCTCCACGAGCACGCCCTCGTCGCAGGCAACGGCAGAGTGCTTATCGATCGTGATGCCTTCGTGGGTGCCGATGAGATGCACGCCGCAGCCGGCAAAATAGGCCTGGCAATTCTCGATGGTAAAGTCGACCGGGTGGCTCTCGCCGTCGCCCTCGGCAACGATCGCGCTTCCCTGGCGCTCGCCCGGCACCATGTGGCGGACGCCGTTATGGATGCAGCCGCGCACCACACCGTGCCGCTGGTTGACGAGGCGAATGCCGGTGCGAAAGCCGCGATCGTGATCGGTCGCGCTTGTATGGACATTGGTGATGTCGAAGGTGCGGTAGACCGAACCCGTTCCGCCGCTGGCCGTGAGGGTCAGCGCCCCATGCGGCGTCCCGGCAACTCCTGACAGCAGCCCGAAATCGCGCGCAGTCAGCGCGTTGCCGGTCGAAATGCCGATCTCGCCGCAGTCGAAGTGCAGCGCGTCGCCCTCGGCGTGGTCGACGATGAAATGGTTGCGGCCAAGGCCCTGCAGCATGCTCGGCTGCTCGGTGAAGCCAGTGCCGAAGACGATCGGTTCGGTCAGCCGGTAGGTGCCGACCAGCGCCACGCCAAGCCCCGAGTGCAGGGCGCGGCGAACGGCATCCGTATCGTCGGCCACGCCGTCGCCTACCGCGCCAAAGTTTTCGGGCGCCGTCCAGCCGGGAAAAGTGGCAGCCTGACGTTCGGGAGCGCGTTGGGCCCAGGCGTGCGGCGTGCCGAGCAGCAGGGCTGTCGCCGCGCCGGCGCCTGACCAGAGGAACGTGCGGCGCGTGAATTGAGCTTTTTCGGTCATTAGGTCGTGCCGCTCCTGCCAGTCTCAGACAAATTCGCGGGCGACGCGAAAGAGTGTCGCGTGGCGCTCGGCGACCGCATCGACATCCTTGCCGTATCCTCCGCCGATGACCCCGCAAAGGGGGATGCCGCGTTGCCGGAAGAAGCCGATGACCGCGCGGTCGCGCCGCTTCAGGCCCTCGTCGGTCAGGGAGAGCCTGCCGAGCCGATCATCGGCGTGTGGATCGACGCCGGCGTTGTAGAACACGATATCAGGCCGCGGTCCAAGACATGCGCGCGCCAGTGTATCCTCGACGATTTCCAGATAGGCATCGTCGCGAACCTTGTCGGGCAGCGCGACATCCATGTCCGAGGGCACCTTGTCGTTCGGATAGTTTCGCTCGGCATGAACCGACACCGTGAAAACGCGGGGCTCGTCGCGAAAAATGTCGGCGGTTCCGTCGCCCTGGTGCACATCGAGATCGACCACCATGGCCCGGCGGATCGCTCCTTCTTCGAGAAGCTTCGAGGCCGCAACGCCGACATCGTTGAAGGTGCAAAAGCCGGCACCATGTGCGCGCCGTGCGTGGTGGCTGCCGCCGGCGGTGTTGCAAGCAAGGCCGGTTTCGAGCGCGATGCGTGCCGCCAGAAGCGTGCCGGAAGTCGCAGCGCGCGCGCGGCGCGATACGCGCTCATTGACCGGAAAGCCGATGGCCTTCTCGATCGGCTCGGGTACGGCAACGGCGAAAACCTGCGCCACATAGGCCGGATCATGGGCGAGCGCAAAGACCTCCTGCGGTTCGATCCCGGGCACCTCATGGCCCTGTTCGAGGAGGCCATCGCGTCTCAAAATCTCGATCAGCCGGGTGTATTTGCCCATGGGAAAGCGATGGTCAGCAGAAAACTGCGCATCGTAGTCGGGGGTGTGGACGATCGGGAGCACCATCAGAGACCCGATATAGTGGAAGCTGGCTGCAGGTGAAGTGCTGACGGCCTCCAATGCGCTTGAGCGGCGTCCGCCTCGCAGCCGCTTCTCTCTTTCCCTGAAACGATCTAGGGGAGGTGCGACGTTCGCTTCGCTTCGCTCAAGGTCGCTTTCTTGTCGCCCAACCCACCGATTTCCAATGTGTCCGCTGCCCGGTCGTTCGAGGTGACCAGCCGATCGGTGCTCGCGATCGCGCTGCCGATGACGCTCGCCTTCATGACGACGCCGCTGATCGGGTTGACCGACACGGCGATCGTGGGCCAGTCGGGTGAGGCCGCGCCGCTTGGCGGCCTTGCGATCGGGGCCATCATCTTCGATTTTGTGTTCGTCAGCTGCAATTTCCTGCGCGCGGCAACGACCGGGCTGGTCGCGCAATCGGCAGGGCGCGGCGATGTCGGCGAGGAACAGACGATCTTTTGGCGCGCACTGATCCTCGCGCTCGGAATCGGCATCATCTTCGTGCTGCTTGCACAATGGATCACCGGCGCGGGGCTGGCCTTCATGGAGCCCAGCGCGGACGTGCGCGCTGCGGCCGAAACCTATACGGCGATCCGCTTTCTCTCGGCGCCGGCCGCGCTTGCGAACTACACTATCCTTGGTTTTGTCCTCGGTCGCGGAGAAGCCCGGCTCGGCCTCGGTCTGCAGGTGGTGATCAACGGCGCCAACATCGCCCTCTCGCTCTATCTCGGCGTGGTGCTCGGATGGGGCATCGCAGGGGTCGCCTGGGGGACGGTTGCAGCCGAGTGCATCGGCGCCGTCTGCGGCTTCGCGATCATCGTCGGGCGCTTTTCACGCCAATCACGACAGGGCTGGTTGTCGCTCTTCGACCGGAAGGCGCTCGTTGCGCTGATGGCGCTCAATCGCGACATCATGATCCGATCGCTGTCGCTTCTCACCGCCTTCGCGCTGTTCACGCGCACAGGGGCGCAATTCGGACCGGTCACGCTGGCAGCCAATGCGGTGCTTCTCAACTTTTTCATGATCGCAGGGTTTTATCTCGACGGCTTGGCGACGGCCTCCGAGCAGATCGTCGGTCGCTCGATCGGCGCGCTGCATCGGCCGGCTTTCGACAAGGCCATCCGACTGACGGTGATGTGGGGCTTTGCCCTTTCAGGCATTGCAGCCGCGTTCTTTCTGCTGGCGGGGCCGGCGCTGATCGATATCGTCACCACCGCGCCGGAGGTGCGTGAGGCCGCTCGGATCTATCTGCCATGGGCGGCGCTGACCGGGCTAGCCGGCGTGCTGGCATTTCAGATGGACGGCGTCTTCATTGGCGCGACCTGGTCGCGCGACATGCGCAACATGATGGTTTTGTCGCTGATCGCCTTTGTCGCGATGGTCTGGTTCGTCGTGCCCATGGCCGGCAATCACGGGCTTTGGGCCGCGTTCAACCTGTTCCTCGGGCTGCGCGGCATCTCGCTTTATCTGCTCATACCGCGCCGCGCCTTGGCGACGTTCAGGCAGTGAGCGCGAGATCCGCCCAGGCATCGACTTCGGTATCACGGTAATCGGCAATGACGGCGACGCCGTCGGCATCGAGACGATCGACCAGACCTTTGGTGATGTCATGCGCGATCGCCGGGCCGCGATAGATGAGGCCCGTGTAGAGTTGCACGAGATCGGCGCCCGCCTTGATCTTCGTGAGGGCCGCTTCTGCGGAATCGACGCCGCCGACGCCGATCAGCACCAGACTGGTCCCCACACGTCGACGCAGGCGCGCCAGCATGATGGTGGAGCGTTCAAACAGCGGGCGTCCGGAAAGGC from Georhizobium profundi includes these protein-coding regions:
- a CDS encoding histone deacetylase family protein, which translates into the protein MVLPIVHTPDYDAQFSADHRFPMGKYTRLIEILRRDGLLEQGHEVPGIEPQEVFALAHDPAYVAQVFAVAVPEPIEKAIGFPVNERVSRRARAATSGTLLAARIALETGLACNTAGGSHHARRAHGAGFCTFNDVGVAASKLLEEGAIRRAMVVDLDVHQGDGTADIFRDEPRVFTVSVHAERNYPNDKVPSDMDVALPDKVRDDAYLEIVEDTLARACLGPRPDIVFYNAGVDPHADDRLGRLSLTDEGLKRRDRAVIGFFRQRGIPLCGVIGGGYGKDVDAVAERHATLFRVAREFV
- a CDS encoding MATE family efflux transporter, with translation MSPNPPISNVSAARSFEVTSRSVLAIALPMTLAFMTTPLIGLTDTAIVGQSGEAAPLGGLAIGAIIFDFVFVSCNFLRAATTGLVAQSAGRGDVGEEQTIFWRALILALGIGIIFVLLAQWITGAGLAFMEPSADVRAAAETYTAIRFLSAPAALANYTILGFVLGRGEARLGLGLQVVINGANIALSLYLGVVLGWGIAGVAWGTVAAECIGAVCGFAIIVGRFSRQSRQGWLSLFDRKALVALMALNRDIMIRSLSLLTAFALFTRTGAQFGPVTLAANAVLLNFFMIAGFYLDGLATASEQIVGRSIGALHRPAFDKAIRLTVMWGFALSGIAAAFFLLAGPALIDIVTTAPEVREAARIYLPWAALTGLAGVLAFQMDGVFIGATWSRDMRNMMVLSLIAFVAMVWFVVPMAGNHGLWAAFNLFLGLRGISLYLLIPRRALATFRQ